A window of Coregonus clupeaformis isolate EN_2021a chromosome 28, ASM2061545v1, whole genome shotgun sequence contains these coding sequences:
- the LOC121580106 gene encoding transcription termination factor 2, mitochondrial-like — protein MLRATTAFLCAYCQKMRVLTPPTGFSTSTLANKRPENQKTVDSLYDLSVDIRKVRKFKGWVLSENAVYVYETADLLRDMGADTASIARVLETHPEAILCRPEDVAAQRDLWSSVCPNRRELVGIIEKFPASFFTLTHHTNQRDNIRYLQSLHLSKRIIGKLMASAPQSFSQPLESNQEVIHTLRETYLDLGGDEGNLRLWLQKLLSQNPYILMRPAMAWRDSLAFLREKGFTTEELLVLVSSLRASIAELQPEAMQQALDYTQGVLMCSEDELREIVLRCPAVLYYSVPTLVGRFKGLLDVGVSMDQVRETPNVLELTTQIVIYRIQKLASYGYDVRGGSLDVIVGTKKDFEMTYGKLQLRQQRPLFNPVAPLRTAEE, from the coding sequence ATGCTCCGTGCCACCACTGCCTTCCTGTGCGCCTATTGCCAGAAGATGAGGGTCTTAACCCCTCCTACAGGCTTCTCCACCTCTACCCTCGCCAACAAGCGGCCAGAGAACCAGAAAACTGTGGACTCCCTTTATGACCTGTCGGTGGACATCCGTAAGGTGCGTAAGTTCAAGGGATGGGTGCTGTCAGAGAACGCTGTGTACGTGTACGAGACGGCGGACCTGCTGCGGGACATGGGCGCTGACACTGCTTCCATTGCCCGTGTTCTGGAGACCCACCCCGAGGCCATCCTGTGTCGGCCCGAGGACGTGGCAGCTCAGCGTGACCTCTGGTCCTCCGTATGCCCCAACCGGCGTGAGCTGGTGGGCATCATTGAGAAGTTCCCTGCCTCCTTCTTCACGCTCACGCACCACACCAACCAGCGTGACAACATCCGCTACCTCCAGAGCCTGCACCTCAGCAAGCGCATCATCGGAAAGCTGATGGCCAGCGCCCCCCAGAGCTTCAGCCAGCCCTTGGAGAGCAACCAGGAGGTCATCCACACACTGCGAGAGACCTACCTGGACCTGGGCGGGGACGAGGGAAACCTGCGCTTATGGCTCCAGAAGCTGCTCAGCCAGAACCCCTACATCCTGATGCGGCCGGCCATGGCGTGGAGGGACAGTCTGGCCTTCCTGAGGGAGAAAGGCTTCACCACAGAGGAGCTTCTGGTCCTGGTCTCCAGCCTCAGGGCCTCCATCGCAGAGCTGCAGCCTGAGGCCATGCAACAGGCTCTGGACTACACCCAAGGGGTGCTCATGTGCTCTGAGGACGAGCTCCGGGAGATAGTCCTCCGCTGCCCCGCTGTATTGTACTACTCGGTGCCCACCCTGGTGGGCCGGTTCAAGGGGCTGCTGGACGTGGGGGTGAGCATGGACCAAGTGAGGGAGACGCCCAATGTGCTGGAGCTCACCACGCAGATTGTGATCTACCGCATCCAGAAACTGGCCTCCTATGGCTATGATGTGCGCGGTGGCAGCCTGGACGTTATCGTCGGCACCAAGAAGGACTTTGAGATGACCTATGGCAAACTGCAGCTAAGGCAGCAACGACCACTCTTCAACCCTGTTGCCCCCCTCAGGACCGCAGAGGAGTGA